The following coding sequences are from one Syngnathus acus chromosome 12, fSynAcu1.2, whole genome shotgun sequence window:
- the LOC119131359 gene encoding protein turtle homolog A-like, with the protein MGSRRSYLQTLSVVALFCLVWTVDGRMPEVRGKVNGEAELTCSVGPSYSAVVSSGSLHVVEWVRQGLDVPVLMKFGSYAPRVHPQYEGRVSLLDISTLRLESLKLEDQGPYECRILLLDKPTEELRNGTWILLSVIAAPSFTKTPPPLLESGVGGHLSLPCVAVGNPVPTITWLKDGSVIQIGNDQKEGLSLTAVNVHSAGQYTCHASNSEGNATLQTKVKIKGPPVIVVPPKSSSLNASQDALLHCQAVADPSNMTYVWLKGGDNVYHLESLKSRVKIMVDGTLLISRLIPEDSGNYTCAPTNGLLTPPTASAVLTVMHPAQALGMPRETYLPTGMTGMVNCSLIAQPPLLRVDWTKDGEPLDLSLYPGWSVTQEGNLLMATVNDDATGVYTCTPFNSYGSMGRSGPTQVILQDPPSLIITPEKQYKQKVGRTLLIPCQGNDDATVQVRWTKVGLTRPLAYSVTPNGSLSLRPLTKDHHGIWECSVSNRVALVKAFTQIFVLGTSPHVATSLSVSPGVKRANISWEAGFDGGSAQTFSVWVKKISARANEGKHEWFSVPVPAISGTALVVTGLSPATEYQFSVLSHNKVGTGPFSEISTVRTLDPTASRGQLPKPPSSLSASLGSAGVVLHWAAPLEQPAPITGFVLQSRVKQEDWINLDEDISANRSEIIVVGLHKDCVYELRLLTRRGELLSKPGPSLNVSTMGMEMYTSSSRLLESPEPLLAGVLGGVGFMCLALVLLLGFAYLIKHRRNLRSQKTPKEPPPAIYKCSSSIKISGSGSTDSVLKKSLLPANTFYPTTSSTISSSSKTDCSSFTRENGQQLLSNRRRSLNQFQGLKSCPVFPSVELITRSPDGHFVMTPYDTLNVQKSASLRSEEQDSKNPPFVLSVDLLPRKQSESNASRQTCDITRHLEGDIFDHSGNYDGFPDLNSLCSNSSRSSISLHKKVISPTFPVLPHLRSSLGHYQPSTTASTLVLQMEHERERGNLTHCLKLAKEREELARELQKYKVCKEEIIRETPVPEKREIGGNKLFHGYKRHTLPCRHRQSYGDSFGLSPSPCFSSSVHWNNFSPMNTDRTFFSPSTPPNSFLYAGKQHPTPSLTGERADHSFNNRLTPPHASPTMRHKRVQETPQGDHDVPQSLFSETNVPSSETPRQTNPPFHQKYSQRSNSILDAGPDAEEDFPEPIQQNVGIEMSVDEPALETCVTKKPMLHYRIASHVREGFSRPSGDEEMRRSVSFYYQDKSSGPQLRRAVSQGSTLCDSKQKRHSLDTRRYEDTDFLTPDAWIDSLSKEKHTDSSDSLHADNQSSPATISPNILQCSHY; encoded by the exons ATGGGGTCAAGAAGATCTTACTTGCAGACTTTATCAGTGGTGGctcttttttgtcttgtct GGACTGTTGATGGGAGAATGCCAGAAGTGCGCGGAAAGGTCAACGGCGAGGCGGAGTTGACTTGCAGTGTCGGTCCATCTTACTCAGCTGTTGTCTCATCTGGATCACTGCACGTGGTTGAATGGGTACGACAAGGGCTAGACGTCCCTGTGCTGATGAAGTTCGGATCCTATGCACCTCGAGTCCATCCGCAATATGAGG GACGGGTTTCTTTGTTGGACATCAGCACTTTAAGGTTGGAAAGTCTAAAACTGGAGGACCAGGGCCCGTACGAGTGCCGGATCCTTTTATTAGATAAACCCACAGAGGAGCTTCGGAACGGCACCTGGATTCTGCTTTCTGTTATTG CGGCCCCTAGTTTCACCAAAACCCCGCCTCCTCTCCTGGAGAGTGGGGTCGGAGGTCACCTCTCTCTTCCCTGTGTTGCCGTTGGCAACCCTGTTCCAACCATCACCTGGTTGAAGGATGGAAGTGTGATTCAAATAGGGAATGATCAG AAAGAAGGCTTATCTCTGACAGCAGTGAACGTGCACTCAGCTGGACAGTATACCTGTCACGCTTCCAACTCGGAGGGAAACGCGACTCTCCAAACAAAAGTCAAGATAAAAG GGCCCCCAGTTATCGTGGTGCCTCCCAAAAGTAGCTCTCTAAATGCATCCCAGGATGCACTTCTTCACTGTCAGGCTGTGGCTGACCCTTCAAACATGACCTATGTGTGGCTGAAAGGAGGAGACAACGTCTACCACCTCGA GTCGCTGAAGTCACGCGTGAAGATCATGGTTGATGGAACCCTCCTCATTTCGAGACTCATCCCGGAGGATTCAGGGAACTACACTTGCGCGCCCACAAATGGCCTGCTGACACCACCCACTgcctctgctgtcctcacagTCATGc atCCAGCCCAGGCTCTTGGAATGCCTCGGGAAACGTATCTTCCCACAGGCATGACCGGCATGGTTAACTGCTCTTTAATAGCTCAGCCTCCCCTCCTGCGTGTGGATTGGACCAAGGATGGAGAGCCACTTGACCTGTCCTTG TATCCAGGATGGAGTGTGACACAGGAAGGCAATTTGCTGATGGCCACCGTCAATGACGATGCAACGGGAGTGTATACTTGCACCCCGTTCAACAGCTATGGCAGCATGGGACGATCCGGACCGACCCAGGTCATTCTCCAG GACCCCCCATCGCTCATTATCACTCCGGAGAAGCAGTACAAGCAGAAGGTTGGGAGAACCTTGCTCATCCCGTGTCAAGGCAACGACGATGCCACGGTCCAAGTCAGATGGACTAAG gttGGCCTGACTCGCCCTCTGGCTTATTCCGTCACGCCCAACGGCTCACTGTCGCTGCGGCCCCTCACTAAGGACCATCACGGCATTTGGGAATGCAGTGTTTCCAACCGTGTCGCCCTTGTAAAAGCCTTCACTCAAATCTTTGTCTTGG GAACCAGCCCCCATGTAGCGACATCCCTTTCCGTCTCCCCAGGGGTGAAGCGGGCCAACATCTCCTGGGAAGCAGGCTTTGATGGCGGTTCAGCACAGACGTTTTCCGTTTG GGTGAAAAAGATTTCAGCGCGTGCTAATGAAGGGAAGCACGAGTGGTTCTCGGTGCCCGTCCCTGCTATCTCCGGCACGGCCTTGGTGGTGACGGGACTTTCTCCTGCCACTGAGTATCAGTTCAGCGTCCTGTCTCACAACAAAGTTGGGACAGGACCTTTTAGCGAGATTAGCACTGTGCGAACCTTAG ATCCCACAGCAAGCAGAGGTCAGCTGCCCAAGCCGCCTTCCTCGCTGTCAGCTAGTTTGGGCTCGGCAGGTGTTGTTCTGCACTGGGCCGCTCCGTTAGAGCAACCTGCACCCATCACGGGGTTTGTTCTTCAGTCCCGTGTCAAGCAAGAGGATTGGATCAATTTGGATGAAGATATAAGTGCCAACAGGAGTGAGATCATTGTTGTGGGGCTGCACAAG GACTGCGTATATGAGCTGAGGCTGCTAACTCGCCGTGGAGAGCTGCTGAGCAAGCCCGGTCCATCACTCAATGTCTCCACCATGG GAATGGAGATGTACACCTCTTCATCTCGACTGCTGGAGTCTCCAGAACCGTTACTGGCTGGTGTTCTTGGTGGAGTTGGTTTTATGTGTTTGGCGCTGGTATTGCTCTTGGGGTTCGCCTACCTCATCAAGCACAGGAGGAATTTACGAAGCCAAAAGACTCCGAAAG AACCCCCACCTGCCATCTATAAGTGCTCCTCATCAAT AAAGATTTCAGGCTCCGGCAGTACAGACAGTGTGTTGAAGAAAAGCCTACTTCCAGCCAATACCTTTTATCCCACCACTTCCTCTACCATCTCATCCTCCTCCAAGACAGATTGTTCCTCCTTCACCCGTGAGAATGGGCAGCAGCTCCTCTCAAACCGCAGAAGAAGCCTCAATCAATTCCAGGGTCTAAAATCATGTCCCGTTTTTCCTTCTGTTGAGTTGATAACCAGAAGTCCAGATGGGCACTTTGTAATGACCCCGTATGACACACTGAATGTTCAAAAATCGGCGTCATTACGCTCAGAGGAGCAAGACAGTAAAAATCCACCGTTTGTTCTTTCTGTGGATCTTCTACCACGCAAACAATCGGAATCTAATGCATCGAGGCAAACCTGTGACATCACCCGGCATCTGGAAGGAGATATTTTTGATCATTCGGGGAATTACGACGGCTTTCCCGACTTGAACAGTTTGTGCTCCAACAGTAGCCGATCCAGTATTTCCCTTCACAAAAAAGTAATATCTCCCACATTTCCAGTACTGCCGCATTTACGCTCAAGCCTCGGCCATTACCAGCCTTCGACAACAGCCAGCACTCTGGTTCTCCAAATGGAAcacgagcgagagagaggtaACCTGACTCACTGCCTGAAATTAGCTAAGGAGAGGGAAGAGCTGGCGAGGGAACTCCAGAAATACAAAGTGTGCAAAGAAGAAATAATAAGAGAGACGCCGGTGCCTGAGAAGAGAGAGATTGGCGGTAACAAGCTTTTTCACGGCTACAAGAGACATACCTTGCCATGCAGGCACCGACAGAGCTACGGGGACAGCTTTGGTCTGTCGCCAAGTCCTTGCTTCTCATCTTCTGTCCACTGGAATAATTTTTCTCCGATGAACACAGACAGAACCTTTTTCAGTCCTTCCACTCCTCCAAATTCCTTTTTATATGCTGGTAAGCAACATCCTACTCCATCCTTAACCGGAGAGCGAGCAGACCATTCTTTCAATAACAGATTAACACCCCCACATGCCTCCCCGACAATGAGACACAAACGGGTACAGGAAACACCACAGGGCGATCATGATGTACCGCAATCCCTATTCTCGGAAACAAATGTACCTTCCTCCGAGACACCGAGACAAACCAATCCACCGTTTCATCAAAAATATAGCCAAAGATCCAATTCCATTCTGGATGCAGGGCCAGATGCGGAGGAAGACTTCCCCGAGCCCATTCAGCAGAATGTTGGTATTGAGATGAGTGTGGATGAGCCGGCGCTTGAAACATGTGTCACGAAAAAGCCGATGCTACACTACAGAATCGCCTCTCATGTACGAGAAGGATTCTCTCGCCCAAGTGGCGACGAAGAAATGAGAAGGAGCGTGAGTTTTTACTACCAAGATAAATCTTCAGGGCCGCAACTGCGCAGAGCTGTGAGCCAAGGTTCAACACTATGCGACTCCAAGCAGAAAAGGCACAGCCTCGACACGAGAAGATACGAGGATACGGATTTTCTCACCCCTGATGCGTGGATAGACTCTttaagcaaagaaaaacacactgaTTCCTCAGACTCTTTGCATGCAGATAATCAAAGTTCGCCAGCAACAATATCTCCAAATATTCTCCAATGTTCCCATTACTAG